One genomic region from Leifsonia poae encodes:
- a CDS encoding ABC transporter permease — protein MTLVHRPRRDGVRIGLLIWGILVFVFLFLPIIVMIVYSFNTGRLLATWQGFGFTAYSNAWANPVIRGSVVTSLQAALGAAVLSTVLGTLGGLALARSKVKANWVIWATLLLSITLFTPEIVDAVSMLPWFVSLGTDFGIGMFSNGLVRLVVAHAVLSVAVVTFIVRARMQGMDEALEEAAADLYAPPLKRFWQITLPVASPAIWAGALMSFTLSLDNTIVSSFVQVPGSTPWPVYIFSSLRVGLRPEIAAVSAVMFVLTLVALAVVALVLRRSGANAEEMAKTLASA, from the coding sequence ATGACCCTCGTCCACCGCCCGCGCCGTGACGGCGTTCGAATCGGCTTGCTCATCTGGGGCATCCTGGTCTTCGTCTTCCTCTTCCTGCCGATCATCGTGATGATCGTCTACTCGTTCAACACCGGACGCCTTCTGGCCACCTGGCAGGGCTTCGGTTTCACCGCCTATTCCAACGCCTGGGCGAACCCTGTCATCCGGGGCTCGGTGGTCACCTCCCTGCAGGCGGCGCTCGGCGCGGCGGTGCTCTCCACCGTGCTCGGCACGCTTGGCGGTCTCGCGCTCGCCCGCTCCAAGGTGAAGGCCAATTGGGTGATCTGGGCGACGCTGCTGCTTTCCATCACGCTGTTCACGCCCGAGATCGTGGACGCCGTCTCGATGCTGCCGTGGTTCGTGAGCCTCGGCACCGACTTCGGCATCGGGATGTTCAGCAATGGCCTCGTACGTCTGGTCGTCGCGCACGCGGTGCTCTCGGTCGCCGTGGTGACCTTCATCGTGCGCGCGAGGATGCAGGGGATGGACGAGGCGCTCGAAGAAGCGGCGGCCGATCTCTACGCCCCGCCGCTGAAACGGTTCTGGCAGATCACGCTGCCCGTGGCGAGCCCGGCGATCTGGGCCGGGGCGCTGATGTCGTTCACGCTCAGTCTCGACAACACGATCGTGTCGAGCTTCGTGCAGGTGCCCGGCTCCACTCCGTGGCCCGTCTACATCTTCAGTTCGCTGCGGGTGGGCCTGCGCCCGGAGATCGCGGCCGTCTCGGCCGTGATGTTCGTGCTGACCCTGGTGGCCCTGGCCGTCGTCGCCCTCGTGCTCCGACGCAGCGGCGCGAATGCCGAAGAGATGGCCAAGACGCTCGCGAGCGCGTAG
- a CDS encoding cupin domain-containing protein: MTDHPAVFDGTARVAASTVELTHEPVPEEQREAGSPTTGLLELGTFGALEVGVWEMTPGEMTDVEADEMFVVIAGHATIAFLDTGLTLTVGPGDVVRLSAGDRTRWTVTSTLRKIYLTE; this comes from the coding sequence ATGACCGATCACCCCGCCGTCTTCGACGGCACGGCCCGAGTTGCAGCGAGCACCGTCGAGCTCACCCATGAACCGGTTCCGGAGGAGCAACGCGAGGCAGGGTCCCCGACCACGGGCTTGCTCGAACTCGGCACGTTCGGCGCGCTCGAGGTCGGCGTCTGGGAGATGACTCCGGGAGAGATGACCGATGTCGAGGCCGACGAGATGTTCGTGGTGATCGCCGGCCACGCCACGATCGCTTTCCTCGACACCGGCCTCACCCTTACGGTCGGGCCGGGCGATGTCGTGCGGCTCAGCGCCGGCGACCGCACCCGGTGGACCGTCACCAGCACCCTCCGCAAGATCTACCTCACCGAATAG
- a CDS encoding PucR family transcriptional regulator: MSADKTDRPAAETAAVLPTVREILRFDDVARALPEVLSGEEALDRPVRWVHVSETADVARLVQGGELLLSTGAGWPTGEGALRALGAQLAAADVAGLILELGPRTPEAPPPLVEAFRRTGLPFVVLHREARFIAITEAVHSRIIADQMGALRARDEIHALFTELSLRGSPADFIVSQAGRVLGSPVVLEDLTHQVLAAETLGAGDDVLRDWEHRSRDAHRGRHRDDDGDWSIRPVEARGMRWGSLIALPGEPHPAGRSNVLEQAAVALALSRLADRDADEWTRQSHDRLLGALLGRRFASESGLVARFEAAGFGVADRVLTGVAVSVSSRQDVGRLAATALAVTRELGVDALAAPHPSRPEHPLVLAVSARAGRSLSDAGLQSVARAVAVEARLGEGAVTVAVGSEAPGIPALLASIDEAVELLARAGGQRSRGATVQRVERRPLLRLVTALGSDPRMQEHSELMLRPLIEYDLASEGDLLDVLRAYVSHPGNRTRAATASHLSRSVFYQRIALIEQLLGVDLDDGETLSALHTALLARRLTS; encoded by the coding sequence TTGAGCGCTGACAAGACAGATCGTCCGGCTGCGGAGACGGCGGCCGTGCTGCCGACTGTGCGGGAGATCCTGCGCTTCGACGATGTGGCCCGTGCCTTGCCTGAGGTGCTGTCCGGCGAGGAGGCGCTCGACCGCCCGGTGCGCTGGGTGCACGTCTCCGAGACGGCCGACGTCGCCCGCCTGGTGCAGGGTGGCGAGCTGCTGCTGTCGACCGGGGCCGGGTGGCCTACCGGGGAAGGGGCGTTGCGTGCGCTGGGCGCGCAGCTCGCCGCCGCCGACGTGGCCGGGCTCATCCTCGAACTCGGCCCCCGCACCCCGGAGGCGCCGCCCCCGCTCGTCGAGGCTTTCCGGCGCACAGGGCTGCCGTTCGTGGTGCTGCACCGCGAGGCGCGGTTCATCGCCATCACCGAAGCCGTTCACTCCCGCATCATCGCCGACCAGATGGGCGCATTGCGGGCGCGCGACGAGATCCACGCGCTCTTCACCGAGCTCAGTCTGCGTGGCAGCCCCGCCGACTTCATCGTCTCGCAGGCGGGCCGCGTGCTCGGCAGTCCGGTCGTGCTCGAAGACCTCACCCATCAGGTGCTCGCCGCCGAGACGCTCGGCGCGGGCGACGATGTACTGCGCGATTGGGAGCACCGGTCGCGCGACGCGCACCGCGGGCGGCACAGGGACGACGATGGCGACTGGTCGATCCGCCCGGTCGAAGCGAGGGGGATGCGCTGGGGCTCGCTCATCGCGCTTCCCGGAGAGCCGCACCCCGCCGGTCGTTCCAATGTGCTCGAACAGGCGGCCGTGGCCCTGGCTCTCAGCCGTCTGGCCGACCGGGATGCGGACGAATGGACCAGACAGAGCCACGACCGATTGCTCGGTGCCCTGCTCGGTCGTCGCTTCGCCAGTGAGAGCGGTCTCGTGGCGCGGTTCGAGGCGGCGGGGTTCGGGGTCGCCGATCGCGTTCTCACCGGCGTCGCGGTCTCGGTGAGCTCCCGGCAGGACGTCGGTCGGCTGGCTGCGACGGCGCTCGCCGTGACGCGCGAGCTGGGCGTGGATGCGTTGGCGGCGCCGCACCCGTCGAGGCCGGAGCATCCGCTGGTGCTGGCGGTCTCGGCCCGCGCTGGCCGTTCCCTCTCCGACGCCGGCCTGCAGTCCGTGGCCCGGGCGGTGGCAGTGGAGGCTCGCCTGGGTGAGGGGGCCGTAACGGTGGCGGTGGGCTCGGAGGCGCCGGGCATCCCGGCCCTGCTGGCGTCGATCGATGAGGCGGTCGAGCTGCTCGCCCGGGCCGGGGGGCAGCGTTCTCGCGGTGCGACCGTGCAGCGGGTGGAACGGCGTCCGCTGCTGCGCCTCGTCACCGCTCTCGGCAGCGATCCGCGGATGCAGGAGCACAGCGAATTGATGCTGCGGCCGCTGATCGAGTACGACCTCGCCTCCGAGGGGGATCTGCTCGATGTGCTGCGCGCGTATGTCAGCCACCCCGGCAATCGCACCAGGGCTGCGACGGCGAGCCATCTCTCCCGGTCGGTGTTCTACCAGAGGATCGCCCTCATCGAGCAGCTCCTGGGCGTCGACCTGGACGACGGCGAAACCCTGAGCGCGCTTCACACTGCCCTCCTCGCCCGCCGCCTCACCTCCTGA
- a CDS encoding CoA-acylating methylmalonate-semialdehyde dehydrogenase has translation MALIRHLIDGRQTGEPTRTGAVFNPATGDHQHEVVLGSVADVEQAIAAARTALPGWRATSLTKRADVLFRMRHLLKERSPQLAAIVTSEHGKVLSDAAGEIGRGLENVEFASGLINQLKGEYSQQVSTGVDVHSVKQPVGVVGCITPFNFPVMVPLWMVASAIACGNTVVLKPSEKDPSASVFLAELFLEAGLPAGVLNVVHGDKVAVDTILDSPDVDAVSFVGSTPIARAIYQRASANGKRVQALGGAKNHMVVLEDADIEAAADAAVSAAYGSAGERCMAVSVLVAVGEVGDRLVPAIERRLDTLIIGDGTDEASEMGPLITREHRDKVASYVTGAAAEGATVVVDGTQKTFDGDGFFIGVSLLDNVGTDMRVYTDEIFGPVLAVVRVDTFEEAVALINANPYGNGVALFTRDGGAARQFEFDIEVGMVGINVPIPVPIGAFSFGGWKNSLFGDSHIYGPESFHFYTRSKVVTSRWPDPVHSKIELAFPGNS, from the coding sequence GTGGCCCTCATCCGCCATCTGATCGACGGTCGCCAGACCGGTGAGCCCACCCGCACGGGCGCCGTCTTCAATCCGGCCACCGGCGATCACCAGCACGAGGTCGTGCTCGGCAGCGTCGCCGACGTCGAGCAGGCCATCGCCGCCGCGCGCACCGCCCTCCCGGGTTGGCGCGCCACCAGTCTGACCAAGCGCGCCGATGTGCTGTTCCGGATGCGCCACCTCCTCAAAGAACGCTCCCCCCAGCTGGCCGCAATCGTGACGAGCGAGCACGGCAAAGTCCTCTCCGACGCAGCCGGTGAGATCGGTCGCGGCCTGGAGAACGTGGAGTTCGCCTCCGGCCTCATCAACCAGCTCAAGGGCGAGTACAGCCAGCAGGTGTCGACCGGTGTCGATGTGCACAGCGTCAAACAGCCCGTCGGTGTCGTCGGCTGCATCACCCCGTTCAACTTCCCGGTGATGGTGCCCCTCTGGATGGTGGCCAGCGCTATCGCCTGCGGCAACACCGTGGTACTCAAACCGAGCGAGAAAGACCCGAGCGCCTCAGTGTTCCTCGCCGAGCTTTTCCTGGAGGCGGGCCTGCCGGCCGGCGTGCTGAACGTCGTGCACGGCGACAAGGTCGCCGTCGACACGATCCTCGACAGCCCGGATGTCGACGCCGTCAGCTTCGTCGGCTCCACCCCGATCGCCCGGGCGATCTATCAGCGCGCCAGCGCCAACGGCAAGCGCGTCCAGGCGCTCGGCGGCGCCAAGAACCACATGGTCGTGCTGGAAGACGCCGACATCGAGGCCGCGGCCGATGCCGCCGTCTCTGCCGCCTACGGGTCGGCCGGCGAGCGGTGCATGGCCGTGAGCGTGCTGGTGGCCGTCGGCGAGGTGGGCGACAGACTGGTGCCCGCGATCGAGCGCCGTCTCGACACCCTCATCATCGGTGACGGCACCGACGAGGCCTCCGAGATGGGTCCGCTGATCACCCGTGAGCACCGCGACAAGGTCGCCTCGTACGTCACGGGCGCGGCGGCCGAGGGCGCCACCGTCGTCGTCGACGGCACGCAGAAGACGTTCGACGGCGACGGCTTCTTCATCGGCGTCAGCCTGCTCGACAACGTCGGCACCGACATGCGGGTATACACCGACGAGATCTTCGGCCCGGTGCTCGCTGTCGTGCGCGTCGACACCTTCGAGGAGGCAGTCGCCCTGATCAACGCCAACCCCTACGGAAACGGTGTGGCCCTGTTCACCCGCGACGGGGGCGCCGCCCGCCAATTCGAGTTCGACATCGAGGTCGGCATGGTCGGCATCAATGTGCCGATCCCCGTGCCGATCGGCGCCTTCTCGTTCGGCGGGTGGAAGAACTCCCTGTTCGGCGATTCGCACATCTACGGCCCCGAGTCGTTCCACTTCTACACGCGCAGCAAGGTCGTGACCTCCCGCTGGCCAGATCCGGTGCACTCGAAGATCGAGCTCGCGTTCCCGGGCAACTCCTGA
- a CDS encoding aspartate aminotransferase family protein, producing the protein MTDTIDTATTASGAATASGSRTGFTDRAGVQHPFGDSDAETQVRSDDRSHVFHSWSAQAQIDPLPIAAGEGSTFWDYQGNAYLDFSSQLVNLNLGHQQPDLVRAIQDQAGRLATIQPSMANDVRGELARRIARVAPGTLDRVFFTNGGADANEYAVRMARRVTGRRKVLSMYRSYHGGTSTAISLTGDPRRWANEPSDSSVAHFFGPYLYRSAFHSTTPEEETQRALEHLENVIVLEGAATVAAIIIETVVGTNGVLVPPPGYLAGVRELCDRYGIVYIADEVMVGFGRLGEWFAVDAFDVVPDLITFAKGVNSGYVPLGGVVISDRIADFFDDVSFQGGLTYSGHPLACAAGVATFDVFERDGILERVRDLGSRVVEPEITDWLDRHPSLGEVRGRGLFWALELVRDRETREPLVPFNASGADAAPMGAVAAACKAAGVWPFTHFNRVHIAPPLIISEPELRRGLAAIDDALTVADGFVR; encoded by the coding sequence ATGACCGACACCATCGACACCGCCACAACCGCATCCGGCGCGGCCACCGCATCCGGCTCCCGCACCGGCTTCACCGACCGGGCCGGGGTCCAGCATCCGTTCGGCGACAGCGACGCCGAGACCCAGGTGCGCAGCGACGATCGCAGCCACGTCTTCCACTCGTGGAGCGCCCAGGCGCAGATCGATCCGCTGCCCATCGCCGCCGGGGAGGGGTCGACGTTCTGGGACTACCAAGGCAACGCCTACCTCGACTTCAGCTCGCAACTGGTCAACCTGAACCTCGGCCACCAGCAGCCGGACCTCGTGCGCGCCATCCAGGATCAGGCCGGCCGCCTCGCCACGATCCAGCCCTCCATGGCCAACGATGTGCGCGGCGAGCTGGCCCGCCGGATCGCCCGCGTCGCGCCGGGTACGCTCGACCGGGTGTTCTTCACCAACGGCGGTGCAGACGCGAACGAGTATGCCGTGCGCATGGCCCGCCGCGTCACCGGACGCCGCAAGGTGCTCTCGATGTACCGCTCGTATCACGGTGGAACCTCTACCGCGATCTCCCTCACGGGCGACCCGCGTCGCTGGGCGAACGAACCGAGCGACTCCTCTGTCGCGCACTTCTTCGGTCCGTACCTCTACCGGTCGGCGTTCCATTCGACGACCCCGGAAGAGGAGACCCAGCGGGCGCTGGAGCACCTCGAGAACGTGATCGTGCTCGAGGGCGCCGCCACCGTGGCGGCCATCATCATCGAGACGGTGGTCGGCACCAACGGTGTGCTCGTGCCGCCGCCCGGATACCTGGCCGGAGTGCGCGAGCTCTGCGACCGGTACGGAATCGTGTACATCGCCGACGAAGTCATGGTGGGCTTCGGCCGCCTCGGCGAATGGTTCGCGGTCGACGCCTTCGATGTGGTGCCCGACCTGATCACCTTCGCCAAAGGTGTCAACTCCGGCTATGTCCCGCTCGGCGGGGTCGTGATCTCCGACCGGATCGCGGACTTCTTCGACGATGTGTCGTTCCAGGGCGGGCTCACCTATTCCGGACATCCTCTCGCCTGCGCGGCCGGGGTCGCGACCTTCGACGTGTTCGAGCGCGACGGCATCCTGGAGCGTGTGCGCGACCTCGGCAGCCGCGTCGTGGAGCCGGAGATCACCGACTGGCTCGACAGACACCCCTCCCTCGGCGAGGTGCGCGGCCGTGGACTGTTCTGGGCCCTCGAGCTCGTGCGTGACCGTGAGACCCGCGAACCGCTCGTGCCGTTCAACGCCTCGGGCGCCGATGCCGCGCCGATGGGCGCGGTGGCTGCCGCCTGCAAGGCCGCCGGAGTCTGGCCGTTCACGCATTTCAACCGCGTGCACATCGCGCCCCCGCTGATCATCTCGGAGCCCGAGCTGCGGCGCGGGCTCGCGGCGATCGACGATGCGTTGACCGTCGCGGACGGGTTCGTCCGCTGA
- a CDS encoding NYN domain-containing protein has translation MTEPGDGRVAVYIDFDNIVISRYDQVHGRNSFMRDRSKASGDGMTADPKVAEKLALATVDIGAVIDFASSFGTLVLTRAYADWSAAVNADYRGQLVGRAVDLVQLFPAAAYAKNGADIRLAVDAVEDLFRLPDLTHVVIVAGDSDYIALAQRCKRLGRYVVGIGVAGSTSKSLAAACDDFVTYDDLPGVTPVASSPSGRSGGRKAAEPERVEQPETDGSAEPETDATEPETVATEPETAPPATTPRKRSSRAKSTSVQAAPETASADPVEIAPEPEADPEAAQEEATRLLLRAMQLGHEKDDTEWLHISSVKSQIKRMDPSFSEKSLGFRSFSDFIKSRDTLVDLDDSTTALMLKLLPQRAPQRATKSRRAQHP, from the coding sequence ATGACGGAACCAGGTGACGGCCGCGTCGCCGTCTACATCGACTTCGACAACATCGTGATCTCCCGGTACGACCAGGTGCACGGGCGCAACTCGTTCATGCGCGACCGTTCGAAGGCCTCGGGCGACGGTATGACCGCCGACCCCAAGGTCGCCGAGAAGCTCGCCCTCGCCACCGTGGACATCGGCGCCGTGATCGACTTCGCCTCCTCCTTCGGCACGCTCGTGCTGACCCGCGCCTACGCGGATTGGTCGGCCGCCGTGAACGCCGACTACCGCGGGCAGCTCGTCGGCCGTGCCGTCGACCTCGTGCAGTTGTTCCCCGCCGCCGCGTATGCCAAGAACGGCGCCGATATCCGGCTGGCCGTGGATGCGGTGGAAGACCTGTTCCGCCTGCCCGACCTCACCCATGTGGTGATCGTCGCCGGCGACTCCGACTACATCGCGCTCGCCCAGCGCTGCAAACGTCTCGGCCGCTACGTCGTCGGGATCGGCGTCGCCGGGTCGACGAGCAAATCCCTCGCCGCAGCGTGCGACGACTTCGTCACGTACGACGACCTGCCCGGCGTGACGCCGGTCGCCTCCTCCCCGTCCGGCCGGTCCGGCGGTCGCAAAGCCGCCGAGCCCGAACGTGTCGAACAACCGGAGACCGACGGATCCGCCGAACCGGAGACCGATGCCACCGAGCCGGAGACCGTTGCCACCGAGCCGGAGACCGCGCCACCGGCGACGACGCCACGAAAGCGGTCGTCACGCGCCAAATCGACCTCTGTGCAGGCTGCGCCCGAAACGGCCTCGGCCGACCCGGTCGAGATCGCACCGGAGCCCGAAGCCGACCCCGAGGCCGCTCAGGAAGAGGCCACCCGGTTGCTCCTGCGCGCGATGCAGCTCGGCCACGAGAAGGACGACACCGAGTGGCTGCACATCTCCTCGGTGAAATCGCAGATCAAGCGGATGGATCCGTCGTTCAGCGAGAAGTCGCTCGGCTTCCGCTCGTTCAGCGACTTCATCAAGTCGCGCGACACGCTCGTCGACCTCGACGACAGCACGACAGCGCTGATGCTGAAGCTCCTCCCTCAACGCGCTCCGCAGCGCGCGACGAAATCTCGCCGGGCCCAGCATCCCTGA
- a CDS encoding NADP-dependent oxidoreductase: MALTWIATSWGDPSAWMFTEQEVAPPATGEVTIRVHAAGVNPADAKHVATPRPGLQLPAPIGYEVAGVLTAIGPDTRIASGDGAVGDEVLAFRVSGGYTTELTVPASDVFAKPAELSFAEAANLLLAGTTASQMLHVAGIGAGDTILVHGASGAVGVSVLQQATVIGARVVGTASEGRFAEVRRFGGEPIAYGPGLLDRARAEAPQGYAAALDTVGTDEAIDVSLALVADRGRIVTIAAPSRAARDGFTTVNGGQPASVAYRNAARGDLLRLVADGRLIVPVARTYPLAEAPAALAFLSSGHPGGKLALLTE; encoded by the coding sequence ATGGCTCTCACATGGATCGCGACGAGCTGGGGAGACCCCAGCGCTTGGATGTTCACCGAACAAGAGGTCGCCCCACCGGCGACCGGGGAGGTGACGATCCGGGTGCATGCTGCAGGCGTCAACCCCGCGGATGCGAAACATGTCGCAACACCCCGACCCGGCCTCCAGCTGCCTGCGCCGATCGGCTACGAGGTCGCCGGCGTGCTCACCGCGATCGGTCCGGACACCCGCATCGCCTCCGGTGACGGCGCGGTCGGGGATGAGGTGCTCGCCTTCCGGGTGAGCGGGGGCTACACGACCGAGCTCACCGTTCCCGCCTCCGACGTCTTCGCCAAACCGGCTGAGCTGAGTTTTGCGGAGGCGGCGAATCTGCTCCTCGCCGGCACGACGGCTTCCCAGATGCTGCACGTGGCCGGCATCGGGGCGGGCGACACCATTCTCGTGCACGGGGCGTCGGGCGCCGTGGGGGTCAGCGTGCTCCAGCAGGCGACCGTGATCGGCGCCCGGGTCGTGGGCACCGCGAGCGAGGGGCGGTTCGCGGAGGTGCGCCGGTTCGGCGGGGAGCCGATCGCATACGGCCCCGGGCTGCTCGACCGTGCCCGCGCGGAAGCGCCCCAGGGCTACGCCGCCGCCCTCGACACCGTCGGTACCGACGAGGCAATCGATGTCTCGCTGGCCCTGGTCGCCGACCGGGGACGCATCGTCACGATCGCGGCCCCCTCCCGCGCCGCTCGAGACGGCTTCACCACTGTCAACGGGGGCCAGCCGGCGAGCGTCGCCTACCGCAACGCCGCCCGCGGCGACCTGCTGCGACTCGTCGCCGACGGCCGCCTCATCGTTCCCGTGGCGCGCACGTACCCGCTGGCCGAAGCCCCGGCCGCGCTCGCCTTCCTGAGCAGCGGCCACCCCGGAGGCAAGCTGGCGCTCCTCACAGAGTGA
- a CDS encoding glutamate decarboxylase — MRADHQGYESAEEEAVALNPVFTRPGEATGFPRFTLPAGESLPETAYQVVHDEAMLDGNARLNLATFVGTWMDDHASRLFLEAADKNMVDKDEYPQTAAIETRCWRMLAKLWHAPEPARSIGTSTIGSSEACMLAGLALKRRWQHSRRAAGKPTDRPNLVLSSAVQVCWEKFCNYWEVEPRFVPISLEHKTLDGSALDQYVDENTIGVVAIMGVTYTGMYEPVQEIAAALDAIHAKTGLDIPIHVDGASGAMIAPFLQPELPWDFRVERVASINTSGHKYGLVYPGLGWIVWRSQKELPEDLIFRVSYLGGDMPTLALNFSRPGAQVLLQYYQFLRLGFEGFRTVQGGSRDVARYLAAAITALGPFDLWTDGSDIPVVAWQLREGHTANWTLYDLSDRLRMRGWLVPAYPMPEALSAITVQRIVVRNGLSRDLAAGLVETLKTEVAFLDGLTGPMPGEKRVAFHH; from the coding sequence ATGCGCGCTGACCACCAGGGGTACGAATCGGCCGAGGAAGAGGCGGTGGCGCTCAACCCGGTGTTCACGCGGCCGGGGGAGGCGACGGGGTTCCCGCGCTTCACCCTCCCGGCGGGGGAGTCGCTGCCCGAGACGGCATACCAGGTCGTGCACGACGAGGCGATGCTCGACGGCAACGCCCGGCTGAACCTCGCCACATTCGTCGGAACCTGGATGGACGACCACGCCTCGCGCCTGTTCCTGGAGGCGGCTGACAAGAACATGGTCGACAAGGACGAGTACCCGCAGACTGCGGCGATCGAGACGCGGTGCTGGCGGATGCTCGCCAAACTGTGGCACGCGCCCGAACCGGCCCGGTCGATCGGCACCTCCACGATCGGTTCCTCAGAGGCGTGCATGCTCGCCGGCCTGGCGCTCAAACGTCGCTGGCAGCACAGCCGTCGTGCCGCCGGCAAGCCGACCGACCGCCCCAACCTCGTGCTCAGCTCGGCCGTGCAGGTGTGCTGGGAGAAGTTCTGCAACTATTGGGAGGTCGAGCCGCGGTTCGTGCCGATCTCGCTGGAGCACAAGACGCTCGACGGCAGCGCCCTCGACCAATACGTGGACGAGAACACGATCGGCGTCGTCGCGATCATGGGGGTCACCTACACGGGGATGTACGAGCCCGTGCAGGAGATCGCTGCGGCGCTCGACGCCATCCACGCGAAGACCGGGCTGGACATCCCCATTCACGTCGACGGCGCCTCGGGGGCGATGATCGCCCCGTTCCTGCAGCCGGAGCTGCCGTGGGACTTCAGGGTGGAGCGGGTAGCGTCGATCAATACATCGGGGCACAAATATGGCCTGGTCTACCCGGGGCTCGGCTGGATCGTCTGGCGCTCGCAGAAGGAACTGCCGGAGGACCTGATCTTCCGGGTGAGCTATCTCGGCGGCGATATGCCGACGCTCGCCCTGAACTTCTCGCGCCCGGGGGCCCAGGTGCTGCTGCAGTACTACCAGTTCCTGCGGCTCGGCTTCGAGGGGTTCCGCACCGTGCAGGGCGGTTCACGCGATGTGGCCCGCTACCTGGCAGCCGCGATCACCGCGCTCGGACCGTTCGACCTGTGGACCGACGGTTCGGACATCCCTGTCGTCGCCTGGCAGCTGAGGGAGGGGCACACGGCGAATTGGACCCTCTACGATCTCTCGGACCGCCTCCGGATGCGCGGCTGGCTGGTGCCGGCCTACCCGATGCCCGAGGCGCTCTCGGCGATCACCGTGCAGCGCATCGTCGTGCGCAACGGGCTCAGTCGCGATCTCGCGGCCGGACTCGTGGAGACGCTGAAGACCGAGGTGGCCTTTCTCGATGGGCTCACCGGCCCGATGCCCGGGGAGAAGCGGGTAGCCTTCCACCACTGA
- a CDS encoding DUF4287 domain-containing protein, translating into MSFQAYLDNIEEKTGKTPREFIALAAERGYDDPATKAGTIVDWLKEDFDLGRGHAMALVHVIKKGPTITAKHVGTDTTHSDESDTLWLDGKATKPV; encoded by the coding sequence ATGTCGTTTCAGGCCTACCTCGACAACATCGAGGAGAAGACCGGCAAGACGCCGCGCGAGTTCATCGCGCTGGCCGCCGAGCGCGGATACGACGACCCGGCCACGAAGGCGGGGACGATCGTCGACTGGCTCAAGGAAGACTTCGATCTGGGTCGAGGCCACGCGATGGCGCTCGTGCACGTGATCAAGAAGGGTCCCACGATCACCGCCAAGCATGTGGGAACAGACACGACGCACAGCGATGAGTCCGACACCCTCTGGCTCGACGGCAAGGCGACGAAACCCGTCTGA